One region of Primulina tabacum isolate GXHZ01 chromosome 17, ASM2559414v2, whole genome shotgun sequence genomic DNA includes:
- the LOC142531955 gene encoding ATP synthase small subunit 6, mitochondrial-like, protein MRKFDPWPVFFKREWNRNWPFLVGFAITGTMITKFSLSLTEEDKKNSPFAQRHMKK, encoded by the exons ATGAGGAAATTCGATCCATGGCCAGTGTTCTTCAAGAGGGAATGGAATCGAAACTGGCCATTTCTGGTGGGTTTTGCCATTACGGGTACCATGATCACGAAGTTCTCCCTCAGCCTCACGG AGGAGGACAAGAAGAATTCTCCGTTTGCTCAGAGGCACATGAAGAA ATGA